In a single window of the Drosophila miranda strain MSH22 chromosome XL, D.miranda_PacBio2.1, whole genome shotgun sequence genome:
- the LOC117187034 gene encoding ultraviolet-B receptor UVR8-like codes for MHVSLSLVGQHFWSKDQSNAFLFEEDVRQLAVGWTHNAALLRNNEILMWGRNCYGQLGTGSISEQQAVPQPLSLRLPDGQTPARVHMGAEHGLLRTTAGEIYTWGWNEH; via the exons ATGCATGT CTCTTTGAGTTTGGTGGGGCAGCATTTCTGGTCAAAAGACCAGTCCAACGCCTTCCTCTTCGAGGAGGACGTGCGGCAGCTGGCCGTCGGCTGGACCCACAATGCGGCGCTGCTCCGCAACAACGAGATCCTCATGTGGGGCCGCAACTGCTACGGACAGCTGGGCACGGGCTCGATCAGCGAGCAGCAGGCGGTGCCCCAGCCACTGAGCCTCCGACTGCCCGACGGCCAGACGCCTGCTCGCGTGCACATGGGGGCAGAGCACGGCCTGCTGCGGACTACAGCCGGCGAGATCTACACCTGGGGCTGGAACGAGCACTGA
- the LOC117187466 gene encoding uncharacterized protein LOC117187466 produces the protein MNGHHRKRKWQAGRGEDLTPDDRSELIAELMAKLDGVNFVADFFHICRLKLLITDCLPDHKEQLLRILIGCVTRPPSPATASYAKIVSLLCNDFDLLMVDCIRALMVVHQKALIDGKWERARGLESFFAELCK, from the coding sequence ATGAACGGTCATCATCGCAAGAGAAAGTGGCAAGCTGGGCGCGGTGAGGATCTCACCCCCGACGACCGTAGTGAGTTAATTGCCGAGTTGATGGCTAAACTAGACGGAGTCAATTTCGTCGCCGACTTTTTCCACATCTGTCGACTGAAACTGCTGATCACCGACTGCCTGCCCGACCACAAGGAGCAGCTGCTACGCATTCTCATAGGCTGTGTGACCCGGCCCCCCAGCCCGGCCACAGCTAGCTACGCCAAAATTGTGAGTCTCCTCTGCAACGACTTTGATCTCCTGATGGTCGACTGCATCCGCGCCCTGATGGTGGTCCACCAGAAGGCACTCATCGATGGCAAGTGGGAGAGGGCGCGCGGCCTGGAGAGCTTCTTCGCCGAGCTATGCAAGTGA
- the LOC117187419 gene encoding uncharacterized protein LOC117187419: protein MKFFNLQQLYLNSAEFSLQILFAIFTVKIKCFVFQKLNLFHRKKKLFLLHLDDILPQALKLQPRNNNQPTGCSTIIVNQKNCRLLGHTEDALTESLNHYYFVDAHIISDKPQGKYNVKEEHFMSLCYAGHLPGYTMNQNYHGLVFSINTISAELLRSGKTPRHFLTRALLATSNVDDAFRVLKDAGVGAADACSINFTFLADPRQMFYNVEMAPSPDRKNESLLNIKEIPLGNHNYHVNQFDRIRQDQANALMVDSSVSRMQAFGTYKPPSSEQDVRHMLGDVSGGMYCVWRENGSCDEVVKTIAVGIFDLTARTMSLYSDNPSQTEPHCRLPLLFK from the exons ATGAAGTTTTTCaaccttcagcagctttactTGAACTCCGCGGAATTTTCGTTGCAAATactatttgccatttttacaGTGAAAATAAAGTGCTTTGTTTTTCAAAAACTTAATCTTTTCCACAGAAAAAAGAAG CTCTTTCTCCTGCACCTTGACGACATCCTGCCGCAGGCGTTGAAGCTACAGCCGCGCAACAATAACCAGCCGACTGGCTGCTCCACAATCATTGTCAACCAAAAGAATTGC CGACTGTTGGGTCACACCGAGGATGCCCTGACGGAATCCCTCAATCATTACTATTTTGTTGACGCGCACATCATCAGCGACAAGCCGCAGGGCAAATACAATGTCAAGGAGGAGCACTTTATGTCCCTGTGCTATGCCGGACACTTGCCCGGCTACACCATGAATCAGAATTATCATGGCCTGGTCTTCAGCATCAATACGATCAGTGCGGAGCTGTTGCGCAGTGGCAAGACAC CGAGACACTTCTTGACACGAGCCCTGCTGGCCACCAGCAATGTGGACGATGCTTTTAGGGTGCTCAAGGACGCAGGTGTGGGAGCAGCCGATGCCTGCTCCATTAACTTTACCTTCTTGGC CGATCCCCGCCAGATGTTCTATAATGTGGAGATGGCGCCTTCGCCAGACCGTAAGAATGAGTCGCTTTTGAACATCAAGGAGATACCCTTGGGCAATCATAACTACCATGTGAATCA ATTCGATCGCATACGCCAGGATCAGGCCAACGCTCTGATGGTCGACTCCAGCGTATCGCGAATGCAGGCGTTCGGCACCTACAAGCCGCCATCGAGCGAGCAGGATGTGCGCCATATGCTGGGCGATGTCTCTGGGGGAATGTATTGCGTGTGGCGCGAGAATGGCAGCTGTGATGAGGTGGTCAAAACCATTGCCGTTGGCATTTTCGATCTCACCGCTAGGACCATGTCGCTCTATTCGGACAATCCCAGTCAGACGGAGCCTCACTGCAGGTTGCCTCTGCTCTTCAAGTAG